A DNA window from Streptomyces asoensis contains the following coding sequences:
- a CDS encoding superoxide dismutase, translating into MALYTLPELPYDYSALAPVISPEIIELHHDKHHAAYVKGANDTLEQLAEARDKESWGSINGLEKNLAFHLSGHILHSIYWQNMTGPKDGGGEPLAQDGVGDLADAITESFGSFAGFKAQLTKAAATTQGSGWGVLAYEPLSGRLIVEQVYDHQGNVGQGSTPILVFDAWEHAFYLQYKNQKVDFIDAMWAVVNWQDVAKRYAAAKERGDSLLLKP; encoded by the coding sequence ATGGCGCTTTACACGCTCCCGGAACTTCCGTACGACTACTCGGCGCTCGCCCCGGTCATCAGCCCGGAGATCATCGAGCTGCACCACGACAAGCACCACGCGGCGTACGTGAAGGGCGCGAACGACACGCTGGAGCAGCTGGCGGAGGCGCGGGACAAGGAGTCGTGGGGCTCGATCAACGGCCTGGAGAAGAACCTGGCCTTCCACCTCTCCGGCCACATCCTGCACAGCATCTACTGGCAGAACATGACCGGCCCGAAGGACGGCGGCGGCGAGCCGCTGGCCCAGGACGGCGTCGGCGACCTGGCGGACGCGATCACTGAGTCCTTCGGTTCCTTCGCCGGCTTCAAGGCCCAGCTGACCAAGGCCGCCGCCACCACGCAGGGCTCCGGCTGGGGCGTCCTGGCGTACGAGCCGCTGAGCGGCCGGCTGATCGTCGAGCAGGTCTACGACCACCAGGGCAACGTCGGCCAGGGCTCCACCCCGATCCTGGTCTTCGACGCCTGGGAGCACGCCTTCTACCTCCAGTACAAGAACCAGAAGGTCGACTTCATCGACGCGATGTGGGCTGTCGTCAACTGGCAGGACGTGGCCAAGCGCTACGCCGCCGCCAAGGAGCGCGGCGACAGCCTGCTGCTCAAGCCGTGA